Within the Chiloscyllium punctatum isolate Juve2018m chromosome 9, sChiPun1.3, whole genome shotgun sequence genome, the region CAAACTGTGTCAGAAACACCActgtctcaccccccccccccccccccccccccaaaaattaGGAGCCACCTGACCTCTCAAGCCTGTTCCCCCACATAAGACCACAGTTAATCCGACAGTGACtgaatctgcacttccctgtacCAATCCACCTGGAATGTCGGAGTCCTGTAGAACCAGGCTCACAACTGCCGGAAGTTCTGGCAGTGTTTGTACTTCATCTTAGTAAAACTAAGtcttgcaaggtttgtgaaggtttgtagctcaggttgaggtttagggtgtaggtttgctcgctgagctgtaggtttgatatccagacgtttcattacctggctaggaaaTGTCTGGACATcagacctacagctcagtgagcaaacctacaccctaaaactAAGTCttgtatattttttaaaaatcacctcgtgcttctaaactccaataagtacaggcccaacctactcagcctcttctCATTAGACAGTTCCTCCATATCCAGGATCAGTCTAGTGAACCTGTTGTGCTGGAGGTGCTGTCGTTCAAATTTcaagagttctgaagaagactcaAACCaaactcaaagcattaactctttCTTTCCACAATGCgaccagagctgctgagtttctctagcaatttcctTGTTTCTTCCTTCAGTAGTGCAgagttccctcagtactgaccctccgacagtgcagcgctcctgcagtactgaccctgtgacagaacagcactgcatcagtactgacccaatgacagtgcagcactgtctcagtCATGCCTGTCAAACAGTGTAGGATTCCCTCAGCGCTCCATCTGCACTGACCTTAGCCCAAAAGTCCTGGAACAGGCCCCTTCATTGCTCCACATCACCGACATATCTCTGTTTATGACTGTGAATCATCTTTGGTTTTGGTACGTGACCATCTTCAGTTTTGCTAAGATGAAGTACAAACACTGGCAGGAACTTCCGGCAGTTGTGAGCCCGGTTCTACAGAACTCCAACATTCCAGGTGGATTGGTACAGGGAAGTGCAGTTTCAGTCACTGTCAGATCAGTTGTGGTCTTGTGTGggagaacaggcttgaggggccaagtggctcctaatttttttttgggggggggggggggtggggtgagacagTGATGTTATTCCTACACAGTAGCTCACAACTAAACCTGATAGCAAACTGGAATGGGAAGTGATTCCGAAGTTTATTGGCAGCATCAATGATGGAGTGTGTTAAGAAGGGAGTCCCAATGATATAGGTGCAGGGAAGGGGAGTCCATGGTGACTGATGGAACAGAACCATAATGATGCAGTGGTACAGGCACTGGAATAATCCAGAGGGCCAGGTTAATGATCTGAGGGCATAGTGTCCTATCCCAGCACAGCGGCTAAATTCAGTGagtaaaaaatctggaattgaagacAAGTCTCAATGATGGTGTCAATGAAACTCATCATGATCtttataaaaacccatctgatttctgaagtcctttagggaaggaaatctgccagtcTGGTGCATCTGACTACAGACCCATAGCAGTGTGTCAAGACATGGCAATGGCTTGGTGCTTTGTTACTGAAGTAGTCACATTCTGTGAACCTGGTTTCAAATTGATGGTGGAATTTTGAACTcagtaaaaatctagaattaagaatctaatgatgaccatgtcgCCATTGATGGGAAAAACCCCATTTGTTCACTATTGCtcattagggaaggaagctgccatccgtACCCAATCTgatcgacatgtgactccagaccaacagcagtGGGGTTCACTCTGAACTGCCTTTGGGGAATTAGAGATAGGTAATAactgctggtctagccagtgacaccagTTCCCAtgattttttaaataaatatggttgactcttaactgccccctgaaatAATTGAGCAAGCTGCTCAGTTTGAGGACCAATAGGGATGTCCATGTTCCAAAAATGAAAGGCAAAATAAAAACCAAACCTAAAACAGATCCAGGCAGCAGGTTGTGGAGGAGGTTGGAATAGCCGATTGCCTGTCCCTCTTCCATGGTTATGTTAGAGCCCAGGTGTctaccaacacccttgagctgtgcagagagaggtgggcaccacagggagtggtATTTTATTTCCCCCTCTAACTCTATTTTCATTTAATCCCTGCTCTCCCCTTGACttttttgatcatgcagcattgccctttgtcaagaagggcattgcttgtcactggccactctggtatttcctttcttcctggttgtGGAATATAAATACAGATTTATACACTTgatgttcttcactgtgtcctataCCTGCACACACACGACATGGTTGCAAGGTAAAATAAGCATGACTGctttaggtggtagtgtgggggaagaatttaaaatccAAACCACTGGGTGGCGATGATGAACCAGAGGTGCTATTTCTGCACCACCTGCCTGTGTACTGTACTCTCAAATCACATTGAGAAGCCAGTTGGATGGCAGTCTCAGTTAGTATGAGTTCTCATCCTGGGACTTCCATCACAAGCCCATTGCCCCACTGATTCTGAGAGCTGGTAGTCCGCTTTCAAATTAACCCACTCTGCACCTCTTAATTCTGTGATGTTTCCAATTCACAGAGACATACATAAGCTGTAGACCTGGGACTAGTTGGAAGCAGGGGTTCAGATATTAGTTGCAACTAAACAAGAAGTATATAGAATGCCCATCCCATTGTAAAACATCCCACGGCGTTTCACAGAAGCATTATTGGATTAATTCTAATACTCAAGCAcattattcaaatgagcaaaagcttggtcaaagaggtagcTTTTAGGTATATTGGTAAAGAATTATGGGTCACTCTCTAAGGACACGGAGTAGGCCAGATACCTACTGAggtgagaaatgtcttcacctaaCGAGCGatgagcctgtgaaattctctgccacaaaaagcagtgaatgctttcaagaaggatTTAGATATAGTGCTTAGTGCTAAAACGATCCAATAGGTATGAAGGAGAAAGCAAGAACAGGGtcttgagttggatgatcagccgtaTGGATCACATGGAATGGTCTACTGCTGCTTCTATATCCTAACCATGGTTCTATATACATAAAGAAGAAGAGGTACAGGGAGCAATGCAGATAAATCCTTTGAAACATCTTTCAATTGTAAAGCACCAAAGACAAAGCTAAAATGTGAACCCAAGCAGGAGAGTTGTCCCCAGTGCCCTGGCCAATATTCTTCAATCCACTTTAGAATTAAGGATGCATTAGAAGTCACATTGCTGATTcttggagcttgctgtgtgcaaattggccaCTGGGTATCCTGCAACAGGAGAAATgtaacttcattcattcattggattTTGacttcattggctgggccagtatttattgcacaTTTAATTGCCCTGGTGAAGGCAGTGATGAACTTCCTTCTCAAACCACTGCTATCCCCTTGGTGTAGGTACCACACAATGCTGTTGGCTAAGGAGTTCCGGGACTTTGAAGActggcaatatattttcaagtcaggatggtgatagGCATTGGGGAGCCAGGAGGCCagttattcagtgcagaattccTAGCAATGACCTGCTCTTATTGCCACTGATTTTATATATCTGgagcagttcagtttctggtcaatgataacccccaggatgttgatgatgAGATTCAGTGATGCTAACACTACTGAATGCCAAACGAAAGTTGTTAGATTCTCTgctgttggagatagtcattgcctggtacttgtgcagtgcaaatgttacttggtACATATTAACCCATGCCTGGGTATTGTCCAGGCatactgcatttgaacatggactgtttcattATCAgaagagtcatgaatggtgctgaacatagtGCAATTATCAGTGAACGTCAGATCTCCCGATGGATCGAAAGAAGACAGACAGGATAGTAGCTGCAGGAGCAAGTttctgcaaatgctggaggtcacagtGGGCCAAACAGaatccgtggagagaaagcaaactaacgtttcgagtctagatgactcttcatcagagtgaAGTGAAgcgtggagggggcagcatttgtGCAACAGTGCGAGGGAGAGGTTGTAGTGTTGGGGCTGAAAGGATGTTGATGGCTCAGACTAAGTGATTGGTCAGATCTGGTTAAGTAATTGGTTGGATTGAATTTATCCTGCTTTTTTGCTTTATGGCAATAACTGTACTGAATAATtagtgttgaaaaatgtgttgctggaaaagtgcagcaggtcaggcagcatccaaagagtaggagcccttcttcaggacttgtgcccaaaacgtcgattctcctgctccttggatgctgcctgacctgctgcgcttttccagcaacacattttcagctctgacctccagcatctgcagtcctcactttctcctatttgaaTAGTTAgtgtccagagtgtggtgctggaaaagcacagcagatcaggcagcatccgaggagcaggaaaatcgacattttgggcaaaaacccttcatcagccctcattcctgatgaagggcttttgcccgaaatgtcgattttcctgctcctcaaatgctgcctgacctgctgtgcttttccagcaccacactctggactctaatctccagcatctgcagtcctcactttgattgTACTGAATAGCTAGTCCAGATTTAGGTTTAGTTCTAAAGCACAAGTGTTAagtactgttgccagaatgttgtcagaaccCAAAGTCTTTGCAATAACCCCCTCCCCCCATGCTTTCAACCATTTCTTGGTATCATTTTGCATCACCGTTTAGTgcggagaaggatatggaagctagagaacttggggaaataaagagcgacactttgaaaaatgttcatattacagaggacgaGGTGTTGGACATCTTAAagcacataaaggtggataaatccttgggacctgatcagctgtactctagaactctgtgggaatctagggaagtgattacagggccacttgctgagatatttgtatcattgagagccacaggtgaggtgctggaagactggaggttggctaaggtggtgccactgtttaagaaaggtggcaaggataagccagggaataatagaccagtgagcctgacattggtggtggttaagttgttggaagggatcctgagggacaggatgtgcatgtatttggaaaggcagggactgattagggatagtcaacatggctttgtgtgtgggaaatcatgtctcacaaacttaattgagttttttgaagaagtaatgaagaggattgatgaaggcagagcggtggatgtgatctatatggacttcagtaaggcttttaacaaggttcctcatggtagactggttagcaaggttaggttaCATgaagtacagggagaactagccatttggatacagaactggctcaaaggtaggagacagacagtagtggtgagggttgcttttcagactggaggcctgtgaccagtaatatgtggcaatgattggtgctggatccactgctttttgtcatttatatcaatgatttggttgtgaatataggaggtactgttagtaagtttgcagatgacaagaaaattggaggtatagtgaacagcaaagaaggttaccttggaaTTCAacggggtcttgatcagatgggccagcaggctgaggagtggcagatggagtttaatttagataaatgtgaggtgctgcattttggaaaggcacatcagggcaggacttatgcatttaatggtaaggtcctggggagtgttgctgaacaaagagaccttggagtgtaagttaattgttccttgaatgtggagtcattagtagacaggatagtggagaagacatttagtatgctttcctttattggtcgatgcattgagtataggagttgggaggtcatgttgcaagtGTACAGGTCATTAGTTaggccatttttagaatactgtatttaattctggcctccctgctgtaggaaggatgttatgaaacttgaaaggattcagaaaagatttacaaggatgttgccaggattggagggtttgagctatggggagaggctgaataggctggggctattttccctggagcatcggagactgaggggtgatcttatagaggatTGTACGATCATGAGGGCTGTGAATAAGgggaatagtcaaggtctttaccccgggatgggggaatccagaatgagagggcataggttggacaTTGAAATACCCCACCCACAGTATGTTTTGTGCTGGTGCCACCCTCAGTGTTTCCTCgaagtgttgttcagcatggtGAAGTGGTATgtggtatgtggtaatcagcagaacGTTTCCTTGCCTAAGAGACTTTGTGGGGTCTGGCATCAATGTTGAGACCTCCCAGGGCAATTTCCTCCTGATTGTATCCTACTGGCCAGCCATATCTGCAAGGTctatcctgccagtgggacagaacacatcAGGGATAGTGATGATTGTactgtctgggacattgtctgtaagatatgattctgtgtgtatgactatgtcaggcgtCGGCTTGACCAGTCTGTGAGACAGGCCTCCCAATGTTGGCACTCGTCCCTTATAATACTGAGCAGGACTTTACAAGTTTGGTAAGGCTGTTTtgccattttcatttccagtcggGAATTTCAGAGGGCACttcagagtcaaacacattgcagtgggtctggagttacatgtaggtcagttttccttccctaaagggcattaatgaaccagatccAGTTTTACAACAAATAGAGTAagtttaatggtcatcattactgAGACTGATTTTCAATTCCTGAGTTATTATTTGAATTTACATTCTGTCCCCTACTGCGTTGGGATTTGAACTAAGGTCTGCAAAGCTTTAGCCTGAACTTCATGTCCAGTGACATCACCACTCCCCACATCTTTCCTGAAAGCACCCTACCTCATCTAACCCTATCAATATATCCCTGTATTCCTTCAACtcaacaccacctccctcatGTATTTATCCAGCTTCCCCTTGAATATACTGATACTGTTCACTGAAACCAATTCCTGCGCTAGCAAAAAACACCCAATACTGCAAATGTTGAAATCAGAAAGGAaatcagaaatttctggaaaagttcagaagatctggcagcatcagtggagagaaatcagagttaacatttagggtccagtgacccttcctcagaacctgtgttccatgctatacaaatgcaagccTTGGACAGCATGTTTGATTCAAATCCAATCTCCATCCACCTTCCTATATCACTGAGTTAACCTAAAACTGAATAAAGTGCATGAGAGAGTAAAAACTAGAAAGATGTACTGATGGGTCAGGTAAGATAGGGTGGAGAAGACTCACATCCGTCAGCAGTACCAAAATGGATtagaggggatgaatggcctggtGCTGTGCTATAAATATTCAGTGGTCTGTTATCAATCTTGGATTCACAGAAAATTGCCATTGATGAATCCTCTGAATGTGCGTCAGGGGAGAAGCTGGTGAATAAATCAGTTGTGGAGAAAATCTAATAGTTCTGATATATGACTTGAAGGAGGTGGAGTTGGGTCATCAAGCAGGCAGAAAAGCAATCTGTTCATCAACAACAACAAAACCTTTGCAGAAGCAAATCTGTCAAAGCCTTCGAAATAGAGCTGGGAGCATCCGAACCCTTTTCAAGGGAACTCTCTCTGCGGCGAGTGGTGTAATGAATCAACAAAATCAGTCAAAGATGTGGCTGAGAAGGTTAGAGTGtgaatgaggaagtggaatgAATAGCTGGTTCAGTTTTGTAGAGTTGGTCTTTGCAGAGCTGGTCTTtgtcagaagcagcagcctagcTCGGGTTAAATTTTCTTTGCTTCTCTTCAGGGACAGAGCCTTGAACAGGCAAAGTGTTTTTGTTTCTCCCTTGTGTACTGGGGTTTGCCAAATCCTTGGTTGTTTTTCGTGCTGAAACTGCTGAATGATGAGGAGAGTGCAGCAGTGGAGCACTTACCTCGGGCAAATCCGAGTGCCCGTCTGGTCAAGAACGTGGTCCTTCTCCGTAGCcgtgctcagtgtgatggtgtccTGGCCTGGAGCACGGCCCTGCCCGTCAGAGTGTGAGTGCACAGACAGGTCAAGGTCGGTGGAGTGCGGGAACACCAACCTGACCCAGATCCCATGGGGAATCCCTCCAAGCACCCAGAACCTGCTCATCACTGGCAACAACATCTCGCTCCTTAGGCGGTCGGCTTTTGAGGGCAATGGATCAGGGTTCGTCTATTTgggaactctctctctcccaggaaACCAGATCGAAGGCATCGAGGCCTCTGCCTTTGAAGGCTTGGCCAACCTCAGGACCTTGAACCTAAGTTGCAACACCTTAGCATCCATTGCCGCAGATGCATTCCTTGGTCTTTGCCAGCTGCAAAGTTTAAGCATGAACTACGCTCTGGAGCCATCAGTAGAAGATCAGCTGTGGATCGCGTTGCGTCCCAGTAATCTCCCCAACCTGACTGAGCTCCATATGGCTGGGAACTATCTAACCAAGCTTTCAGAAGAAGCAGTGTCCATCGGTTCCAGCTTACAACTGTTGGATCTAAGGAGCAACCTGTTGCAGAGTATCAGAAAGCAGACCATCACCCTTTGGCAGACCCACCACAAGCTTAAGGTTTACTTGTCCTCCAATCCATGGATGTGTGACTGTGAGCTTCGCCCTATGTACTGGTGGCTCCGGAACACGTCCCAGATCGGTGATGGGCAGCTGCTCACCTGCTTCGGCCCTGGTACCTTGAATGGAAGCATCCTCAGCCAGCTCCGACCTGATGATCTCGTGTGTCTGGAGGACACAGCAGCTTCCTTCGTCTTCCTCGGGATTGTCTTGGCTCTTATCGCAGCCACCCTTGTCATGGTCTTGTACCTGAACCGGAGAGGCTTGAAGAGATGGGCCAGAAATTTCCGATACGCTTGCCACGACCAGATGGATGGCTACCAGTACAGATACGAGCAGGATCCTGAGCCCAGGCTGGCCCGTGTTACAGCTATAATTTAGCCTAGCCACAAGAGGAGAGACTGGTGGGGCACTTTACTACCAAGTGTGGGTAGTATTCCTCACTGTTGTGTAAATGAATTCCAACTACAGCAGAATATATCCCTATCAGAAAGGCAACATTGAAATAAGGTCAAACAACATTTTGTGTATTCTAaggtattattttgtacgtttcTTCTGTGTAATATTTGGATTGGTGCATGCAACAAATTTGCCAGGTTCTCCAATTTACCCTGTTAATGGTAGCTCACTCCAATTATATACAAGAGCccagttgttgttgttgttgttgttgttacaGTGTGGAGCCAGTTTCCTCAGCTTGTTGTGTACAACATTGCAAACCTTCGAGCTGCCTCTGATTGCCATGTTGCAACATGCTTTAACATTTCTCCTCTTCATTCTGTGTTAACAATTTTGTAAACACGCCAGGAGATTTTCTCCACTTACCATGTCATTCTGTAAACGTGCTGGAGCCTGTGGGATTTCGCTCGGTGTAACAATGGGCTGAAATCTTCCTGGTCTGTTCCTTATTTTCAGAAGCAGACTAAGGGAGTCTGGTTTTTACTTATCTAGGTGGTAGGCAGCACCGGACATCTCCACAGCTTGTAAATGCGCTGCTGCTGATGCTATTAACTGTAAATGACTGGAATAAAATCATTCACCGAATTGTGCTTTGCAGGATGAACACTCTAAGATATGGGATTGTGTTTTTGGAAATGGCAACTaaggagatagagtcatagagatgtacagtgcgcaaacagaccctttggtccaactcgtccatgccgaccagatatcctaaattaatctagtcccatttaccagcacttggcacacatccctctaaacccttcctattcatgtgcccatccagcATAGTGGTGATGTCCCTGTCTTTGAGccaggagatctgggttcaagtcccatctctcCAGATATGTGTAAtctgtgaacaggttgattggaaaatgTTAACCAGTCTAGTTTCGACATGACAAGAATTGAGACAAGGAGTCTTGTGGCACAATGGTGATTCTTTACTTCTGAATAAGAAGCCCACCTGCTCCAGATAAGTGTCATCACATGTCTGAACACCTCCGgatgatccggtttcctcccacagtccagaaatgtgcaggtcaggtggattggccacgctaaattgcccatagtgttaggtgcattagtcagagggggaatgggtctgggtgggttactcttcggagggttggtgtggactggttgggccgaagggcctgtttccacactgtaagg harbors:
- the tpbgl gene encoding trophoblast glycoprotein-like translates to MMRRVQQWSTYLGQIRVPVWSRTWSFSVAVLSVMVSWPGARPCPSECECTDRSRSVECGNTNLTQIPWGIPPSTQNLLITGNNISLLRRSAFEGNGSGFVYLGTLSLPGNQIEGIEASAFEGLANLRTLNLSCNTLASIAADAFLGLCQLQSLSMNYALEPSVEDQLWIALRPSNLPNLTELHMAGNYLTKLSEEAVSIGSSLQLLDLRSNLLQSIRKQTITLWQTHHKLKVYLSSNPWMCDCELRPMYWWLRNTSQIGDGQLLTCFGPGTLNGSILSQLRPDDLVCLEDTAASFVFLGIVLALIAATLVMVLYLNRRGLKRWARNFRYACHDQMDGYQYRYEQDPEPRLARVTAII